One Echinicola strongylocentroti DNA window includes the following coding sequences:
- a CDS encoding sigma-54-dependent transcriptional regulator, producing MANAKILLIEDDLTYSKIIKNFLEKNDYQVDQTAKITEAFLMLEKASYDLIITDYRLPDGTGMEVLEKIVHNKKNTRVILITNYSDIRTAVRSMKLGAIEYITKPVNPDELLATVNEAMKSPPTRGVPEEDDPKTKTTKQPAKPNQANVDTGAYVVGKSPESLQLEQYISLVAPTEMSVVVLGESGTGKEFISKRIHEKSNRSQGPFVAIDCGSLSKELAGSELFGHVKGAFTGALDNKTGHFEMANGGTIFLDEIGNLSYEVQIKLLRAIQERKIRKIGGTKDIPIDVRIIVATNEDLANASRSGEFREDLYHRLNEFSLKSTPLRERGGDLFHYAEIFLKDANASLGKDILGFSDEVKEIFKTYSWPGNLRELKNIIKRAVLLTTEDYIHKEALPVDLLLPENSSSQNSSTKDLKSSFEVQEKAMIIKTLNEVKHNKSKAAKILNIDRKTLYNKIEKYGID from the coding sequence ATGGCAAATGCAAAGATACTTCTAATTGAAGATGATTTGACCTATTCCAAAATCATCAAAAATTTTCTTGAAAAAAATGATTATCAGGTGGACCAAACTGCCAAAATCACCGAGGCTTTTTTGATGTTGGAAAAGGCATCCTATGACCTGATCATTACAGATTACAGGCTACCGGATGGAACGGGAATGGAAGTTCTGGAAAAAATTGTCCATAACAAAAAAAACACCCGGGTTATCCTTATAACCAATTACTCGGACATCCGTACGGCTGTACGTTCCATGAAACTTGGTGCTATTGAATACATCACCAAACCTGTTAATCCAGACGAGCTCTTGGCCACGGTAAATGAAGCGATGAAATCCCCACCTACCCGCGGGGTACCTGAGGAGGACGATCCCAAGACAAAAACCACCAAACAGCCAGCAAAACCTAACCAGGCCAATGTGGACACCGGTGCCTATGTGGTGGGCAAAAGCCCTGAGTCTCTTCAACTAGAGCAGTACATCTCGCTCGTGGCCCCTACCGAAATGAGCGTGGTCGTTTTGGGTGAAAGCGGCACGGGCAAGGAATTCATTTCGAAACGTATTCATGAAAAGTCAAACCGTAGCCAAGGTCCTTTTGTAGCAATTGACTGTGGATCACTGTCCAAAGAACTCGCAGGAAGTGAGCTGTTTGGCCACGTAAAAGGCGCTTTTACTGGAGCACTGGACAATAAAACAGGGCATTTTGAAATGGCCAATGGCGGCACCATCTTCTTGGACGAAATCGGGAATTTAAGTTATGAGGTTCAAATCAAACTTCTCCGGGCAATCCAAGAACGGAAAATCAGGAAAATCGGAGGGACTAAGGACATTCCTATCGATGTCAGGATCATTGTCGCTACCAATGAAGATCTCGCCAATGCCTCCAGAAGCGGAGAGTTTCGTGAAGACCTTTATCACCGCCTCAACGAATTCAGCCTTAAATCCACCCCACTTAGAGAACGTGGCGGGGACCTTTTCCATTATGCAGAAATCTTCCTGAAAGATGCCAATGCTTCTTTGGGCAAAGACATTCTCGGCTTCAGTGATGAAGTCAAGGAAATCTTCAAAACCTATAGCTGGCCGGGCAATCTCAGGGAATTGAAAAACATCATCAAAAGAGCGGTACTGCTGACGACAGAGGACTATATTCACAAAGAAGCACTCCCTGTGGACTTACTCCTTCCAGAAAATTCCAGCTCACAGAACAGCAGCACAAAGGACCTCAAGTCCTCCTTCGAAGTTCAGGAAAAGGCCATGATCATAAAAACACTCAACGAGGTAAAACACAATAAATCAAAAGCTGCCAAAATACTGAACATCGATCGAAAAACACTGTACAATAAAATCGAAAAATACGGCATAGACTGA
- a CDS encoding hybrid sensor histidine kinase/response regulator, whose translation MKSTETTHKARKKVVIGFMLAIMLVLSVGAVTYFSLNRLLDTVETLSEPSDRMQELNSLLADVYQLDKVKGNFEAESDTSVAVNYLDKIEKKLNLLEQYANDTVELNHLKQINYNINELVVVYNGLREVKHNLINRNFSREALKNLETKIKRQEEINRLQSLGKIRFDHKIRRANRRLDTSNQKKTDVEANYKDGNLMSEAEMENLRDMFQQFRPEIDTEDTISQSSTSYSDSVLYAVKQFLININYEEQHLRSNLAQLEKELNEKNRALIEDTQTVISNLQYDALAEVEQKNESLYDLAFDVAILLGVIIFVGIVGSSAFIYSILTEINKDENYRFELEQAKLRSDKLAKAKQNFLANMSHEIRNPLHAIQGYNEAIRKTSLDKDQTDYVNMVGFAAETLSGIVNDILDLSKLEAGKITIQNMPFNPHKLFKAIKNSFELRAKEKQIDFAWDIALPKNKWFSGDELRIRQILNNLISNALKFTEDGSVAVSIVHESDYLLVEVKDTGIGMTEEFKDNIFKEFNQGDGSINRRYGGTGLGLAIVKRMLDLLKGKIELESNVGEGTTFSVRIPVEQVEAPVKAQEASNWFSLNGLRVLLVDDDAVGLKFAKLLLESNGAKVYDYLGGVSMRDDFDKVPLDLAVLDVQMPEVTGYDALRLLKNNYGYADLPTIAITANVFAKEKDELSDAGFDAIVLKPFKEFDLVKKIGELLDLETIPHDENGAIETSTQGFPSKRDYAVDDIEKFCMGEEAMLKEVLIDFCSSTSNDLIEMDHYCDDENWEQLLEVAHKLGSRLGQLKIKSSVLARGLEYDLKEGNTSNASVMVEKIKKETLVVLDQILIDYQLFTKVS comes from the coding sequence GTGAAATCAACAGAAACGACACATAAGGCGAGGAAAAAGGTGGTCATAGGATTTATGCTCGCCATTATGCTAGTGCTCAGCGTGGGAGCGGTGACCTATTTTAGCCTTAACAGGCTATTGGATACAGTGGAGACACTTTCTGAGCCGAGTGACCGCATGCAAGAGCTTAATTCCCTTTTAGCTGATGTATATCAACTGGATAAGGTGAAGGGTAATTTTGAGGCTGAAAGTGACACTTCCGTCGCTGTCAATTACTTGGACAAAATAGAGAAAAAACTCAACCTCCTAGAGCAATATGCCAATGATACCGTGGAGCTCAACCACCTTAAACAAATTAACTATAACATCAATGAATTGGTGGTGGTGTACAATGGACTTCGTGAGGTGAAACATAACTTGATCAACAGGAATTTTAGTAGGGAAGCCCTGAAAAATCTGGAAACCAAGATCAAGCGACAAGAAGAGATCAACCGATTACAAAGTTTGGGTAAAATCAGGTTTGATCACAAAATCAGACGAGCAAACCGTCGTTTGGATACTTCCAACCAAAAAAAGACAGATGTAGAGGCAAATTACAAGGATGGAAACCTGATGTCAGAGGCAGAGATGGAAAACCTTCGGGATATGTTTCAGCAGTTTAGGCCTGAAATAGACACGGAAGATACCATTAGTCAAAGCAGTACGAGTTATTCGGATTCTGTCCTTTATGCTGTAAAGCAATTCTTGATCAATATCAACTATGAAGAGCAGCACTTGAGATCTAATCTGGCCCAGTTAGAAAAAGAACTCAATGAGAAAAACAGGGCATTGATAGAGGATACACAGACCGTCATCTCTAATTTGCAGTATGACGCCTTAGCAGAAGTGGAGCAAAAAAACGAGTCGTTGTACGATCTTGCTTTTGATGTAGCGATCCTGTTAGGGGTGATCATTTTTGTGGGAATCGTCGGGTCTTCGGCTTTTATTTATAGCATTCTGACAGAGATCAATAAGGATGAGAATTATCGGTTTGAACTGGAGCAGGCTAAATTAAGGTCAGATAAGCTGGCGAAGGCCAAGCAGAATTTTTTGGCCAATATGAGCCACGAGATCCGAAACCCACTACATGCTATCCAAGGGTACAACGAAGCTATTCGTAAAACCTCACTTGACAAAGACCAGACAGATTATGTGAATATGGTAGGTTTTGCTGCCGAAACCTTATCTGGTATTGTCAATGATATTTTGGACTTGTCCAAGTTGGAGGCAGGGAAGATCACTATCCAAAACATGCCCTTTAATCCACATAAGTTGTTTAAGGCCATCAAGAATTCATTCGAACTGAGGGCAAAAGAGAAGCAAATCGATTTTGCATGGGACATAGCTCTACCTAAGAACAAGTGGTTTTCAGGTGATGAGCTTAGGATAAGACAGATCCTGAACAACTTGATCAGCAACGCACTAAAGTTTACCGAGGATGGGAGCGTGGCGGTAAGTATCGTCCATGAAAGTGATTACCTTTTGGTAGAGGTGAAGGATACTGGCATTGGGATGACCGAAGAATTTAAGGACAATATCTTTAAGGAATTTAACCAAGGAGATGGTTCGATCAATAGAAGGTATGGAGGGACGGGTTTAGGACTGGCCATTGTAAAACGAATGTTGGACTTGCTAAAGGGTAAAATAGAGCTGGAAAGCAATGTAGGGGAAGGTACTACTTTCAGCGTAAGGATTCCTGTGGAGCAAGTGGAGGCGCCGGTTAAGGCCCAAGAAGCGAGCAATTGGTTTAGCCTCAATGGACTGCGCGTTTTATTGGTGGATGATGATGCTGTCGGGCTGAAGTTTGCCAAGTTACTCTTAGAGAGCAATGGGGCAAAAGTGTATGATTATTTGGGAGGGGTAAGCATGCGGGACGACTTTGACAAAGTTCCCCTTGATCTTGCTGTATTAGATGTTCAAATGCCCGAAGTCACAGGGTATGATGCCTTGCGGTTGTTAAAGAACAACTATGGCTATGCGGATTTGCCGACTATAGCCATTACCGCCAATGTCTTTGCCAAAGAAAAAGATGAGCTTTCTGATGCTGGGTTTGATGCTATCGTCCTCAAGCCTTTTAAAGAGTTTGACCTTGTGAAAAAAATCGGTGAGTTACTTGACCTAGAGACAATTCCCCATGACGAAAATGGGGCCATAGAAACGTCGACTCAGGGCTTTCCGAGCAAGCGTGATTATGCAGTAGACGATATTGAGAAATTCTGTATGGGCGAGGAGGCAATGCTTAAAGAAGTTCTGATAGATTTTTGCTCCAGCACCAGTAATGATTTGATCGAGATGGACCATTATTGTGATGATGAAAACTGGGAGCAGTTACTAGAAGTGGCGCATAAACTGGGGAGCAGGCTAGGGCAGTTAAAGATTAAATCCAGTGTGCTTGCCAGGGGCTTGGAGTATGATCTGAAAGAAGGAAATACGTCCAATGCCAGTGTAATGGTAGAAAAAATAAAAAAAGAGACCCTTGTTGTGCTCGATCAGATATTGATCGATTACCAGTTGTTTACAAAGGTCTCTTGA
- a CDS encoding DUF975 family protein, whose amino-acid sequence MTKLQLNKLIERGYDFDIQEVFKEGWELFKKQPLFAMGYTGFIISLELLFVIYLKEYALLFSIFLAGPLFSGFYLVANQLKSEEKVVYTDFFKGFSYYIPIILIWLIGQVLVSIGLILFVVPGIYLMVGYSMAILLHVFAGLDFWESLEYSRRLVTKNWWKFFLLVLALIALNVVGMVLFVGIFISIPLSFFAAYCAFERVMEDVLIEDAKEV is encoded by the coding sequence ATGACGAAGTTACAGCTTAATAAGCTCATTGAAAGGGGCTATGATTTTGATATTCAGGAAGTTTTTAAAGAGGGGTGGGAGTTGTTTAAAAAGCAACCGCTCTTTGCAATGGGGTATACAGGCTTCATTATTTCACTGGAACTCCTGTTTGTTATTTATTTGAAAGAGTATGCGCTCCTGTTCAGTATATTTTTGGCTGGACCGTTATTCTCCGGTTTTTATTTGGTAGCCAACCAATTGAAATCTGAAGAAAAAGTGGTCTATACAGATTTTTTTAAAGGTTTTTCCTATTATATACCTATAATATTGATTTGGCTAATTGGGCAAGTTCTGGTTTCTATAGGCCTTATTCTCTTTGTTGTACCCGGAATTTACTTAATGGTGGGGTATTCGATGGCCATCCTTTTACATGTTTTTGCTGGCTTGGATTTTTGGGAATCGCTTGAATACAGCAGGAGATTGGTGACCAAAAATTGGTGGAAGTTTTTTCTGCTGGTTTTGGCACTTATTGCGCTAAATGTCGTGGGAATGGTATTGTTTGTCGGGATTTTTATCAGTATTCCTTTGTCGTTTTTTGCAGCTTATTGTGCTTTCGAGAGGGTGATGGAAGATGTTTTGATAGAAGATGCAAAGGAAGTATAG
- a CDS encoding cystathionine beta-synthase, whose translation MIYNSIIDTIGDTPLVKLNKLSKGIKGKVYVKVEYFNPGNSVKDRMAIKMIDDAEKSGALKSGGTIIEGTSGNTGMGLALVGIARGYKCIFTMADKQSKEKIDVLKAMGAEVIVCPTNVAPDDPRSYYSVAKKLNNDIPNSFYPNQYDNLSNWKAHYETTGPEIWKDTEGGITHFAAGVGTGGTMSGTAKYLKEQNAGIVSVGIDTYGSVFKKYKETGAFDENEIYPYLTEGIGEDILPANVDFSVIDHFVKVTDKDAAVMTRRLSREEGLFVGWSCGSAVHGALEYARQHLQENDTMVIILPDHGTRYLGKVYNDDWMKNHGFLEDNTFGTARDIISSRNGAYELVVASKGEKVKSAIHLMNERSVSQIPVMNDGQVIGSLTDTKLLSKIIQKPELKDACVEEVMEESMKFVALDSTLDVLSSMVDKDKAVLVRDDLHQVHIITKHDILGAITKV comes from the coding sequence ATGATATACAATTCGATCATCGACACCATTGGCGATACTCCTTTGGTGAAGCTCAATAAGCTCAGCAAAGGCATCAAGGGGAAGGTTTATGTGAAGGTGGAATATTTCAATCCCGGCAATTCCGTGAAAGACAGGATGGCCATAAAAATGATAGACGATGCTGAAAAATCCGGAGCCTTGAAGTCAGGGGGAACCATCATAGAAGGTACAAGTGGCAATACAGGTATGGGGCTGGCATTGGTAGGAATTGCACGAGGCTATAAGTGTATCTTCACCATGGCAGATAAACAATCCAAAGAAAAGATCGACGTACTCAAAGCGATGGGAGCTGAAGTGATCGTATGTCCTACCAATGTGGCACCAGATGATCCCCGCTCTTATTATTCTGTAGCCAAAAAACTCAATAATGATATTCCCAATTCATTTTATCCCAACCAGTACGATAACCTTTCCAACTGGAAAGCCCACTATGAGACCACTGGTCCAGAAATATGGAAAGATACTGAAGGGGGGATAACCCATTTTGCAGCAGGAGTGGGGACTGGAGGGACGATGAGTGGAACGGCCAAGTACCTGAAAGAACAAAATGCAGGAATAGTTTCCGTAGGCATTGACACCTATGGTTCTGTGTTCAAAAAGTACAAGGAGACAGGGGCGTTTGATGAAAATGAAATCTATCCTTATCTCACAGAAGGTATTGGTGAGGATATTCTTCCTGCCAATGTGGACTTTTCAGTGATCGACCACTTTGTGAAGGTTACCGATAAAGATGCTGCGGTGATGACCAGGAGGCTCTCTAGGGAGGAAGGGCTTTTTGTCGGCTGGTCTTGCGGCTCGGCAGTGCACGGTGCTTTGGAGTATGCCCGTCAGCACCTGCAGGAAAATGATACCATGGTGATCATTCTTCCAGATCATGGAACCCGGTACCTAGGCAAAGTCTATAATGATGATTGGATGAAAAATCACGGGTTTTTGGAAGATAATACCTTTGGGACTGCTAGGGACATCATATCCAGTAGGAATGGAGCATATGAGCTGGTAGTGGCTTCCAAGGGAGAGAAGGTGAAGTCAGCCATTCATTTGATGAATGAGAGGTCCGTTTCACAGATTCCAGTGATGAACGATGGCCAGGTTATAGGCAGCCTGACTGACACCAAATTACTGAGCAAGATCATTCAAAAGCCTGAATTGAAAGATGCGTGTGTGGAAGAGGTCATGGAGGAGTCCATGAAATTTGTTGCCCTGGACAGTACATTGGATGTATTGTCATCTATGGTGGACAAGGACAAGGCGGTATTGGTTCGGGACGACTTACATCAGGTTCATATTATTACCAAACATGATATTTTAGGTGCCATTACGAAGGTGTAG
- a CDS encoding aspartate carbamoyltransferase catalytic subunit produces the protein MQQLSTKHLLGIKELDEQDIQLIFETADNFKEVINRPIKKVPSLRDITIANVFFENSTRTRLSFELAEKRLSADVINFSSSNSSVKKGETLVDTVNNILSMKVDMVVMRHSSPGAPHFLSRNIDANIVNAGDGTHEHPTQALLDAFSIRERLGDVAGKKVAIIGDVLHSRVALSNIFCLQKLGAEVMVCGPITLLPKYISSLGVKVELDVKKALEWCDVANVLRIQLERQQIKYFPSLREYSLYYGVDKKLLDQLNKEIVIMHPGPINRGVELNSDVADSEHSIILNQVENGVAVRMAVLYLLAGVK, from the coding sequence ATGCAACAGCTAAGTACCAAACATTTATTGGGTATCAAAGAATTGGATGAGCAGGATATCCAACTGATTTTCGAGACTGCCGATAACTTTAAGGAGGTTATCAACCGACCGATCAAGAAAGTGCCCTCGCTGCGTGATATTACTATTGCCAATGTGTTTTTCGAAAATTCTACACGAACAAGGTTGTCATTTGAATTGGCAGAGAAACGCCTTTCAGCAGATGTAATCAACTTTTCCTCCAGCAATAGCTCTGTAAAAAAAGGGGAAACCTTGGTGGATACGGTAAACAATATCCTTTCTATGAAAGTGGACATGGTGGTGATGCGCCATAGCAGTCCGGGAGCACCGCATTTTCTTTCTCGAAATATCGATGCCAATATTGTCAATGCAGGGGATGGCACCCATGAGCACCCGACCCAAGCGTTATTGGATGCTTTTTCTATCCGGGAAAGGCTAGGAGATGTGGCAGGAAAAAAAGTAGCGATCATAGGTGATGTCCTCCATTCGAGGGTGGCACTTTCCAATATTTTCTGCCTGCAGAAATTAGGAGCGGAAGTAATGGTCTGCGGGCCAATAACCTTATTGCCAAAATACATTTCCAGTCTCGGTGTGAAGGTGGAGCTTGATGTGAAAAAAGCCTTAGAATGGTGTGATGTGGCCAATGTACTGCGGATCCAGCTGGAAAGGCAGCAGATCAAGTATTTTCCCTCCTTACGTGAATACTCCCTGTACTATGGCGTGGATAAAAAGCTCCTCGATCAGCTGAATAAAGAAATCGTCATCATGCATCCAGGGCCTATCAATAGAGGAGTAGAGCTCAACTCAGATGTAGCGGACAGTGAGCATTCGATCATCTTAAATCAGGTGGAGAATGGTGTTGCCGTGCGAATGGCGGTGCTGTACCTACTGGCAGGAGTAAAGTGA
- the pyrR gene encoding bifunctional pyr operon transcriptional regulator/uracil phosphoribosyltransferase PyrR — protein sequence MQKRLVLDQKQISIILDRFCYQLIENHDDFDNTVLLGLQPRGVMVLDRLEKRLEEISGVKVPSGYLDATFHRDDFRRRNIPLKANETKIDFLIENKHVVLVDDVLFKGRSARAAMDAMIAFGRPRKVELMVLIDRKYTRDYPIKPDYCGREVNTLESQYVSVEWALNGFEEDAIWITEKEVNS from the coding sequence ATGCAAAAAAGACTCGTCTTAGACCAGAAGCAAATATCAATAATCCTGGACAGGTTCTGCTACCAGCTGATTGAAAATCACGATGATTTCGACAATACCGTACTCTTGGGCTTGCAGCCTCGGGGTGTGATGGTGCTGGACCGTCTGGAAAAAAGGTTAGAAGAAATCAGTGGGGTAAAGGTTCCGTCAGGTTATTTGGACGCTACTTTCCATCGTGATGATTTTCGAAGGAGGAATATCCCCCTAAAGGCCAATGAGACAAAGATTGATTTTTTGATTGAGAACAAGCATGTGGTGTTGGTGGATGATGTGCTTTTCAAAGGGCGTTCTGCCCGGGCGGCCATGGATGCCATGATCGCCTTCGGAAGGCCAAGAAAAGTGGAACTGATGGTGTTAATTGACAGGAAATATACGCGTGATTACCCTATTAAGCCTGATTATTGTGGCAGAGAGGTCAATACCTTGGAAAGCCAGTACGTCAGTGTGGAGTGGGCATTGAATGGATTTGAGGAGGATGCGATTTGGATAACCGAAAAAGAAGTTAACAGCTAA
- a CDS encoding transcriptional regulator: MHKNLLLFFLLAALPVYAMAQVQFVQRAEVPTEWSDRDYIVLPTQEGTIGFRVKARKGFSLEQRLQYFFTNMRLQGSGVYEVPIKDYFDLIGFDLDDDYLYTLFQKGESYSSEKVVYEVDLATHQVREVALDNILEMELQEFLIMEKKAILMGMMDYRPAIQLLDTENGSVITVQGVYANEVSILQLRKDPELKVFDVLVSKRDRYKKRSLAVMTFDLEGNKLREVKVEPNNRPDLEIAEGILTPMDDYSQVLIGPFGQRKRDPNMGVYFSKINEFGEYENRFLTLADFKQFYNYLPEKQQAKREKKLERDIEKEKDLTLSNTLVTRGIVAGENYFLVYNDYYLTSSGRTSPRDMMYSSDFYRYAPMSMRNRVRPGGYPWYYPGSDAMANNEYKFMAAQFILLDEQGQLVWDNSLSLEDVTTSSPGKFGEVSFDGEDLYYLYLEDEKLKLSYLQDGEIELQNEEMPLALINGSERIKDTQAESLSLSWWYGNYFLLSGKQRIRFLDEEGREATREVFFMTKVLADASLKKEAEKED; this comes from the coding sequence ATGCATAAAAATCTACTGTTGTTTTTTCTGCTGGCAGCCCTGCCGGTGTACGCTATGGCCCAAGTGCAATTTGTCCAGCGGGCAGAGGTGCCTACTGAGTGGAGCGATCGTGATTATATCGTGTTGCCCACCCAGGAAGGAACTATTGGGTTTAGGGTGAAAGCCCGAAAAGGCTTCAGTCTTGAGCAGCGGTTGCAGTACTTCTTTACCAATATGCGGCTTCAGGGATCCGGCGTGTATGAAGTGCCGATAAAGGATTATTTTGACTTGATTGGGTTTGACCTGGATGATGATTATCTATACACTCTTTTTCAAAAAGGCGAGAGTTATTCCAGTGAGAAGGTCGTCTACGAAGTGGATCTTGCTACCCATCAGGTCAGGGAGGTGGCACTGGACAATATTCTGGAGATGGAGTTGCAGGAATTTTTGATCATGGAAAAAAAAGCCATCCTTATGGGCATGATGGACTATCGCCCAGCCATTCAGCTACTGGATACTGAAAATGGAAGTGTAATTACCGTGCAAGGGGTATATGCCAATGAGGTGAGTATTTTACAGTTGCGGAAAGATCCCGAGCTGAAGGTGTTTGACGTTTTGGTAAGCAAGCGAGATCGGTACAAGAAACGAAGTCTGGCAGTTATGACCTTTGATCTAGAGGGCAATAAGCTGCGGGAAGTAAAAGTAGAGCCTAACAACCGACCGGATTTGGAAATCGCAGAAGGGATACTCACACCGATGGACGACTACAGCCAAGTCTTGATTGGCCCCTTTGGCCAGCGCAAGCGTGACCCTAATATGGGGGTGTATTTTTCCAAAATCAATGAGTTTGGGGAATATGAAAATAGGTTTTTGACATTGGCTGATTTCAAGCAGTTTTATAATTATTTGCCAGAAAAACAACAGGCCAAAAGGGAGAAAAAGCTGGAAAGGGACATAGAAAAGGAGAAGGACCTGACCCTTTCTAATACCTTGGTCACCCGGGGGATAGTAGCCGGAGAAAACTATTTTTTGGTGTATAATGATTATTATTTGACCAGCTCTGGGCGGACTTCACCACGTGACATGATGTACAGCAGTGATTTTTATCGCTATGCCCCCATGAGCATGCGCAATAGGGTTCGGCCCGGTGGATATCCTTGGTACTATCCCGGCTCGGATGCGATGGCCAACAATGAATACAAATTTATGGCAGCCCAATTTATATTGCTTGATGAACAGGGGCAGCTCGTGTGGGACAATTCCCTTTCGCTGGAGGATGTGACCACCTCCAGTCCTGGGAAATTTGGGGAAGTCAGCTTTGATGGCGAGGATCTCTATTACCTTTATTTAGAGGATGAAAAGCTCAAACTAAGCTACTTGCAAGATGGTGAAATCGAGCTGCAAAATGAGGAGATGCCACTGGCACTCATCAATGGAAGTGAGCGCATCAAGGACACCCAAGCGGAAAGCCTATCGCTGAGCTGGTGGTACGGGAATTACTTTTTGCTTTCGGGAAAGCAGCGCATTCGTTTTTTGGATGAAGAGGGCAGGGAAGCCACCCGTGAAGTGTTTTTTATGACCAAGGTTCTTGCGGATGCTTCTTTAAAGAAAGAAGCCGAAAAAGAAGATTAA
- a CDS encoding helix-hairpin-helix domain-containing protein, protein MDNKNITKILKLTSQLMELHEENAFKIRSYTSAIYSIDQGSVSLEDLDKEALQKINGIGKSIAEVIVQLQETGTHDYLEQLLRDTPKGLLEVLDIKGLGPKKIKVLWKELNITSVHELLEACQSGEVAKIKGFGKKTQESIIQSLEFMASNQGKWHYADVEEQVETLHKELVTLFGEDAVSLTGAYARNTEIIEQVEWLIKSDDRKNTLQKLSSLDDLHQDKKSSSPFTWRGKIGERDLSVVFFITSPSTFVNEQLLRSASRAHLLSPMDDGKPLGSFFKTGDFDSQEAAYKEAGLAYVLPELREGQFEIPLAKENKLPILLEEKDLKGILHNHSTYSDGKHTLKEMAQYCQELGYEYLGISDHSRTAMYAGGLDIDKVAQQQEEINSLNKEMAPFRIFSGIESDILVDGSLDYPEDILASFDFIVSSIHSSLNMNRKKATARLITAIENPYTTILGHPTGRLLLRREGYPIDHKAIIDACAENNVTIEINANPWRLDLDWRWVHYAIEKGVMLSINPDAHEKNGYFHMKYGVLVGRKGGLTKDMTLNAMSLKEIEEHFTKRKENLKK, encoded by the coding sequence TTGGATAATAAAAACATTACCAAAATCCTCAAACTCACCTCTCAGCTGATGGAGCTGCATGAGGAGAACGCCTTCAAAATCCGAAGTTACACCTCTGCCATCTACTCCATCGACCAGGGCAGCGTCAGCCTGGAAGACCTGGACAAAGAGGCACTGCAAAAAATCAACGGCATTGGCAAAAGCATCGCCGAGGTCATCGTACAGCTACAGGAAACTGGCACCCATGACTACTTGGAACAATTGCTGCGGGATACTCCCAAGGGACTTTTGGAGGTGTTGGATATCAAAGGCCTTGGGCCAAAAAAGATCAAAGTACTCTGGAAGGAGCTTAACATCACTTCTGTCCATGAGCTATTGGAAGCCTGCCAGTCCGGGGAAGTGGCCAAGATCAAGGGGTTTGGCAAAAAAACCCAAGAAAGCATTATCCAGTCCCTGGAATTCATGGCCTCCAACCAAGGCAAATGGCACTATGCAGACGTAGAAGAGCAAGTAGAAACACTCCATAAAGAACTGGTGACACTTTTTGGCGAAGACGCTGTTTCCCTCACCGGTGCATATGCCCGTAATACCGAAATCATCGAACAGGTGGAATGGCTCATCAAAAGTGACGACCGTAAAAACACCCTCCAAAAGCTCTCATCGCTGGATGACCTCCATCAGGACAAAAAATCATCTAGCCCCTTCACTTGGCGAGGAAAAATTGGAGAACGGGACTTAAGCGTAGTCTTCTTTATCACTTCCCCCTCCACTTTTGTGAATGAACAACTGCTTCGAAGCGCTAGCCGCGCCCATTTATTATCGCCAATGGATGATGGCAAGCCACTCGGCAGCTTTTTCAAAACTGGTGATTTTGACAGCCAAGAAGCGGCTTATAAAGAAGCAGGTCTGGCGTATGTCCTTCCTGAATTGCGAGAAGGGCAATTTGAAATCCCACTTGCCAAGGAAAACAAACTACCCATCTTATTGGAAGAAAAAGACCTCAAGGGAATCCTGCACAACCACTCCACCTACAGTGATGGCAAACATACATTAAAGGAAATGGCACAGTATTGCCAAGAGCTAGGCTATGAATACCTGGGAATATCAGATCACAGTAGGACGGCAATGTACGCTGGTGGACTTGATATCGACAAAGTGGCCCAGCAACAGGAAGAAATCAACAGCCTTAACAAGGAGATGGCTCCTTTTAGGATATTCAGTGGTATCGAAAGTGACATCTTGGTGGACGGCAGCTTGGATTACCCAGAAGACATCTTGGCCTCGTTTGACTTCATCGTATCGTCCATCCACAGCAGCCTTAACATGAACCGTAAAAAGGCGACAGCAAGGCTGATAACGGCCATTGAAAATCCCTACACGACAATTCTCGGACATCCTACAGGCCGCTTACTCCTAAGAAGAGAGGGTTACCCCATTGATCACAAAGCCATCATCGATGCCTGTGCCGAAAACAATGTGACCATCGAAATCAATGCCAATCCTTGGCGTTTGGACCTGGACTGGCGCTGGGTGCACTATGCCATAGAAAAAGGAGTCATGCTTTCCATCAATCCCGACGCCCATGAAAAAAACGGCTACTTCCATATGAAATACGGAGTACTGGTGGGTCGAAAAGGCGGTCTCACCAAAGACATGACGCTAAATGCCATGAGCCTAAAAGAGATTGAAGAGCACTTCACCAAGAGAAAAGAAAACCTCAAAAAATAA